One Carya illinoinensis cultivar Pawnee chromosome 5, C.illinoinensisPawnee_v1, whole genome shotgun sequence genomic window, TAATGAGGACATCATGCCTTTGAGTGCGAGAATTTTAGTACCCTAGATTCTGTAGATTTGAATGTGAAAGTATTGCATGTACATATATTGAATTTGCTTCTTtaagattatttattaaatacacCCAATCATTTTAGTTGtattgttaagaatataatacaaataattaaacttaCTTATTTTCATTAGTTTAAATTTTCGGGACAAGTAGTGATTTTACACGGTAATAAAGTAGAAGTTCTGAGTTCAAACCATGACTCTAATTCTaccaaatttaattatatattacatgtGTTGGGTCCACTCATTAAGGGAGAGTTTGACCCACACATGAGAATGAgcgttaagaatataatacaaataattaaatctacctATTCCCATCAACTTAAGCTTTTGGAATAAGTGGTAATTTCACAAGTACCAAAAAGCATTATTCCATGAAGGTCAATGCAATTATTACCTCTTCATAAAGGATCTCCCAAGCCTAATAAGCCAGTAATTAAGATCATGAAGTCCCGAGCTTTTTATATGTTCAGTTACTTGAGATCAAGATTGAAAACATTGGGTATATTTTTTAGGAGTCGTGGGTTATTTTTTTCGTGGGAGAGTGGGGTGGGGGGAGACAGAATTGGATATGCAAAATAAGAACTTAAATCTGTTTTAATGAGTTCTGGCTGCATACGTGAAGTTGATATTGTCCTCAATTTTTCTTCCCGTGAATGATGCAGGAATTTACTTTGTCAAGTTATTTTTTCTCCTTAATATGTGAAATTACTTTGTCAAATTGTGCAGGAAGTCTTGAAAAATGAGATTCATCGATGAGCGATGTTCTTGGAAGACTCAATTCATGTTCTAAGAAATACTTCTGCTTTCGAGCTAAATACTTGGGTGGATATGAAGAAATTGCTTCTCATAAGCAAATGTTGCCATAATATGTTACTTGGTCAAAAGGCTCTTATGAGGCGCAGACTGCATTCCTGAATGGCCAGAAGAGACAACCCATATCATCAATCTTCTTGGGTCGAATCCACCATCCATTGACAAATCATTACTCCTCTCTGGCGCATTCTTTCTCAAACCAAATGTAGTTAaagcaaatatataaataaaaagatgtgCATGAACCGTCAAACCGTTAGAAATGCATTAATTCTTGTAGTTGGTTGCCATTAAATTGTTCTGCCACTCTTTAGTCTTTAGTAATTTTGTTGAATCTATATGCTTTTTGCTTCTTATTACGATATAGAACTGCTTGTACCGCTAAATATTGACTAAgattatatgagaaatgatttatggggcaatgtatttcattttctttggcgAATGACAATATATAAGCAATATCTGTCTGTGAGCTGCGTGCAGTTCATTTGGACTGTTTAAggtgtaaaaataatttagtaTTTACCTAGTGGCCGCAGAGGAATTGGCCCCAAATAGCCCTATGTACGGACTTGCATAACTAATTCTCTACATCCTTAACAGTGCTTTAGAACAGTAATCACCTTAAAAACAATCACCTGAAGTAAATGCTGTTGTTCAAACGCCACCAAGGTTATCGAAATAAAATGTTACCTTCTAACATTGTATGTTACCGTATTTGCAAGTGGTACAAAGAAAACCTGGACTTTCACTTACGGTTCTACCACCCCTGTGGTTTTGCAAATTATGTCCGATCTCTTGGTTTGAAGTTATTATACATTATGAACATTTTCCCAACACTTATCTGCCATGAATTATCATATGCAGGTACCGCCTGTAATATAATTACCTCAATGACTAGAGGATTTAGACAAGAATTTGGTGCATCCAAAAAATTTCACTTAGGCTGTTCATTTCACAATTCATATGATTTGTTTAGCATCTATATACAGTGAACAAAATCCTCCTACTTCCATCCCcccaccacaaaaaaaaaaaaaaaaggaaaaagaaaagaaaagaaactatATGATACAGGCCTAATTCAAAAATCATCTGATTCACTAGAACTACTCCTTGACTTATCTGACATGAAATTTTCTGGCAAGTTTGGGAACGTCACTGGGGTCTTCgatggcggtgactttggtgatGATGATCCCAAAACTTTTGTCGTTGTCTTCCTCCTTTGCAGTTTTCGTGCAATTTCAATGCAGGCCTGATCAACCATACCAAGAAAATCTTTTACTATAACAAATAGTTGAAGTGGGGATGCTCCCTTGTCGTTTGATGCTCCTGCTTGATAATATTCTGTTGTTCTCTTTACAACCTGCATCAcccttgtttcttcttctttcaacaCCTGAAGTTCTTCTTCTGCCTCTTCAAGAAAACCTTTCATCTCCCTTGCAAACCCTCCTCCTCTATCACTGGAACATTTGGACACGAGTGCTCGAATTTCTGCTGCTCGTGCTGTGAGTGCTGAGTTCATACCTGTGAAGGTTTCATAATCTATAGTTGCTGCTTTCTTTACATTAGAGAACTCGGCACTGAGGCCTCCCACCATTGGTAATCCGAGCATTTTATATTCCTTCTCTCTTTCCTCCTTTGTTTTTGAACTCTCAGGATTAGAGTTGCTGTTGCTGCTGCGGCTGCTGCTGCGACTCAAGCTACTATTCCTGTTTATAACGCACCGCTTTCCCTCAGAGCGAACTACTTCTTCCACAACAAAGTGGAGTAAAGTGGTCCTTCCATCTGTACTTTTAACATCAGAGAGCTTTCGAAGAGCATTAAGGTTGAAGGCCAGGGCATTCCCTCGGGCGGTACCTGCATTCATGCGATTGCCAGCCTTTAGGACTGCTTCTAAAAGTTTCATGAAGAGCCCTCGTGTTCTAAGCTCCTTGCATCCAAATTCGAGTGTTTGTATAGCTTCCTTAAGGGGTAGAACCTCCGAGTCGTAGTTCAATCTGAAAAGCATGGCATTAAGGCGAGCAAAAGCCGACGGGACAGCTTTCAGAAGGTTGTAGAGGAAGGATTCAGCATCAGCAAGTCTTGTGGAATCTCCATCATATTCTAGGATCTGGGATTGTTCTTCCTCGGTTGGGGCAACTCTGACCAGCTTTTCAAGAGTATCTGTGTCAAGGCCTTGGCCTTCAATAAGTGCATCAAGAATTCCTTTGCGAGAGATTGCAAGAGATTTCAGAACAATTGCAGTGTTTTGAGACCTTCGAGGGTTGAGGATAAAAATCTGTGCCGGTGAATTAGAGTTGAGATTACTCCGATCCATTGTGTTATTGTTTCTTTGAGGCGATTGTCGGGTGGTGGCAACATATCCAAAGAGGTGTTCCATAAGATCTCCATCATACCTGAATTTTCAAATTCGAAATCATTGAGAGTCAGCATAATCTAGGAAAGGCGATTACATATAAGCTATTGAATCCAaccatgaaaattaaaattacctAAAAGAACCACCATCGATTTTGTCCCACACCATGGAATGATCCGTGTTAGTGTTCACTTTGTCCCAATGCAATGGCTTCATTTTTATCTGACCATCTCCGGTTTCAGATGAAGACTCCCCTGTTTTATGGTCACCTGGCATCGCTTTTGGTGGTGCTGGGGGTGGTTTTAATGATGATTTCAAACTACCTGCCTTAGGTGGCGGAGGTTGTGGTGGCGTGGGAATTTTCTTCACTGGAATTGGTGGAGGCGGTGGAGGTGGTGGTGCAGGGCCTTTCATGCTAGCAATTGCTAAGGAAGAGGATAAAGGTGGCGGTCCACGAGGTGGTGTCGGTGGCGGCGGTGGAGGCGGAGGACGAGTTGATGGTTGAATTGATGGTTCTGGCTTCTTAACATCGGTGATGATGGCCATACCTGCATGAGTACTAATTGGGTTCGGATCATCCACTTCTGGTACAACTTTAACGTGGGAAGTTGAAGACTTTCCTCGGAGAAGAGGAACTTCTTGTATAGGTTCAGACTTCTTCCTTCTTGGATCTTTCTTAACATCCGTCCCTCCTTCATTTCCTAGATTATGTAATACCTCTTTACGGAGACTCTTGGGGGAGTTTTTCCCTTCAAGTTTCCTCCAATAAATCACATCCAAGCCGTTTTCATCAACGAACCCCTTAAAACCCCCATCAAACCGCGTAAACTCATTGCGTGGCAAGGCAGGCGGACCTTCATTTAAAGCAGTACTCCCATTCTCTCTTCTGCGTCTTGTAGCAGCACACCTATTGATCAGAAAGAAGAGTAACCCGGAAAGAACCAGAGTGCTGGCTGCGGTGGCGGCTACTGCCTTTACAATCTTACTCCTGCTTGACGAAGATGGTGGTGGGGGTACCGATGGAGGTGAAATTGGAAGAGGAGATGGCTGTAGTGGTGGCTCTGGTGAAGAAGTGGTAGGACGATCGGAGGGAGAACTTGGTGCAgggggaggaggagaaggagctTCAGAAGAAGGATAGAAAGTCTCGAGATTTTGGGGAGAACCGAATTGGCAATGGGAGAGAGgaatggaagaaaagagaaaagcaaagaaaaggAACAGAGAGAGGCATGGCTGAAGCATCACAGCCATGATGTTTAGGATCTGTTTGCAGGCGATACATAAAAACAGAAGAAGTTCTATTTTCCTGTAATTCTTGCGGGGAATTGAAGGTTTATTCTTTGTTCTGTCGTGCACATTTGGGATTTGGTGGCTGAcaaattcaaaagaaagtgTAGTTAGTTGTTATCCCATTTATGTTTCGTGGCCTTTTACCTTTTGCAAAGTGTGAtgccaaaatttacatatgATATCATATTGGGGATGTTTGAATTTTACTTTGAGAAAGTTTTTGAAATATGTttctatttgaattttaaaacgCGGTGGGCTCTATCAAaaatttgttaatttgtttctatttttattgataatttaatgacaggagattttttttaaatggatattATAGCAAGGAAATAGTCTTAGACTGTGTTTTGAATAATAAATAGTCTTGTATTTATAGAATAGTGCTTGGCGGTGGATGGAGTGGGTTGACATGGTAAAAGttcataaagaaaaatgatataaagTCAGAAGGAAGACTTCATCAAATTTGGTagttttgtttctctcttagcTAATGAATGTGGCTGAAAGTatgtttatataaaaaaaattaatatttatagttttagaaTACGTAAATTTcgcgtaattatttttaaaaaaataagtaaatataatactcatatgaaaaattaatttttaaatgatgGATCCTacttcttttcaaaaataatacaCGAGGCTTGCATATATTAaaattgtatgtagcattaaaTTGTACAAGTCTTCAAATGTATTTGCAGTCTTCGATActctatcttaaaaaaaaaaaaaatataaaatctacatgaaacaatcattttttaaattgtggacctcacttttgttttaaaagaaatatgtaAGACTTgtatatcttaaaattatatgtagtattactctttttatAATCTTCAAGCTTGTTAGATAATCTAAAATGGatccataaaaacaaaatccattttcttatatatatatatatatatgagaaatgatatacacaaaatatattttataataatttacacaatatatattgtaaaataagaatatttttataaaatatgacgtatgtttattatttttcttataatatgtAAAATGGAGAAAAGGAGTCTGGTCTGGGACCCTTCCAGCCAAACCCAATCCTGCAGAATGGTAGTAGCTCACCAGATTGTTGATCAAGACAAATTCGGCGGAGTGCACTGACGCGGTGTCCAGGGCATTTGACTTCACCTACTCCTGATGTATAGGTTGAAACTCTTTACAATCCCAGAAGCTTCTTGGGTTGACTCGGATAATTGGGCTACAAGTTACTTTTCATCTTCAATTTTGTTTAAATCGGTCATTTCGTAACGTGTCCATGTCAAATTAACTCGTTTTATCATAAGtttaaataattatcatttaaatgtgtcacatcaatAATACTTAAGGTTCACACTAATAggatttaaaaaaggaaaatactatttgaacttataattttaatgataaaaattaccaattgattttttttattttttatttaataattaagaaaataattattaatgaataaatatttttttaaaatatttaaatatttataaaatgattgaaaaacaaaaaaaaaaaaaaaagtacatttaCACTCATGGATCAGATTTTAACTGTCCTTCATTGATTCCTCTAACAGCGTCCTTTAAAAAATAGGACCCGCTACTCCCACGGACCTATGCCACCGAAACCTCCCCCGTATAggcaattaaattttcatatttttttttaatcaaatatttttttaaatctattaaaattttaaaaaaattaaaaattgtaaatttattaaaaaatatttacttaacaattaagtaaaaaattaaaaaattaaaaaaagggaaTTGGCCACCATATGTGGAtttaatatttctctttaaaaaaaggtCTGGACATAAAGATGGCAACGATTCAACGAACCCCCGCATCCTGCACTATAGTCTTTTGACTTTTGCTTGGATAGGGGTGAAGAAGTTTCGGTGCAGACCGGAAAATACATAAGTGGCAAATAAGTATGAATAATTTatgtataataaaattatttaatatttattaattatatataaaaagaaaaatgt contains:
- the LOC122308832 gene encoding formin-like protein 8, with the translated sequence MAVMLQPCLSLFLFFAFLFSSIPLSHCQFGSPQNLETFYPSSEAPSPPPPAPSSPSDRPTTSSPEPPLQPSPLPISPPSVPPPPSSSSRSKIVKAVAATAASTLVLSGLLFFLINRCAATRRRRENGSTALNEGPPALPRNEFTRFDGGFKGFVDENGLDVIYWRKLEGKNSPKSLRKEVLHNLGNEGGTDVKKDPRRKKSEPIQEVPLLRGKSSTSHVKVVPEVDDPNPISTHAGMAIITDVKKPEPSIQPSTRPPPPPPPPTPPRGPPPLSSSLAIASMKGPAPPPPPPPPIPVKKIPTPPQPPPPKAGSLKSSLKPPPAPPKAMPGDHKTGESSSETGDGQIKMKPLHWDKVNTNTDHSMVWDKIDGGSFRYDGDLMEHLFGYVATTRQSPQRNNNTMDRSNLNSNSPAQIFILNPRRSQNTAIVLKSLAISRKGILDALIEGQGLDTDTLEKLVRVAPTEEEQSQILEYDGDSTRLADAESFLYNLLKAVPSAFARLNAMLFRLNYDSEVLPLKEAIQTLEFGCKELRTRGLFMKLLEAVLKAGNRMNAGTARGNALAFNLNALRKLSDVKSTDGRTTLLHFVVEEVVRSEGKRCVINRNSSLSRSSSRSSNSNSNPESSKTKEEREKEYKMLGLPMVGGLSAEFSNVKKAATIDYETFTGMNSALTARAAEIRALVSKCSSDRGGGFAREMKGFLEEAEEELQVLKEEETRVMQVVKRTTEYYQAGASNDKGASPLQLFVIVKDFLGMVDQACIEIARKLQRRKTTTKVLGSSSPKSPPSKTPVTFPNLPENFMSDKSRSSSSESDDF